CGATACGGGAAAGGGGATTCCCGGTCAATACCTGCCCAGGATCTTCGAACAATTCTTTCGGGTTCCTGATCAGGAAAAAGAGTCGGGGGCCGGCCTTGGACTGGCTATTGTTAAAGAAATCATCGAGGCCCATGGTGGGACTGTCGGCGTAGAAAGTGAACAAGGGAAAGGGAGCATCTTTACTTTTACTCTTAGGACGGTTGTTTATTCTTCGGAGCAGGAGGATCGTTCATAATGGATGTGATTTATACTTTAATAACCATCGTTTTTTTTGGCTCGTGTGTTCTCTACATGCGGGCCTGTGAAAGGCTCTGACCCATGGGGGATATTATCGGATTGATTATCGGGTTGATCCTGATCGTTTATCTCTTTATAACCGTTCTGCGGCCTGAAAAGTTTTGAAAGGAATAAAATGACGGACCCGTACGGATGGATTCAACTCACCCTCTATATGCTGGTGCTTCTGGCACTGACCAAACCCATGGGACTCTATCTGGTTCAGGTTATGGATGTCGAAGGCAAGACCTTTCTTGACCCGGCTCTAAAACCCTTAGAAGGGGTGTTGTACCGGTGCCTGGGTTTGGATCCGAAAAGGGAGCAGAATTGGCAAGGCTATACCTTTTCTTTGCTTTTGTTCAGCCTGGTCGGATTGCTGTTTACCTATTTTCTCCTTCGACTCCAAAACCTGCTGCCTCTCAACCCCCAGGGATTCGGACCGGTTCCTGCCGAC
The Deltaproteobacteria bacterium genome window above contains:
- the kdpF gene encoding K(+)-transporting ATPase subunit F, whose protein sequence is MGDIIGLIIGLILIVYLFITVLRPEKF